In the genome of bacterium, one region contains:
- the feoB gene encoding ferrous iron transport protein B: MTEKKQAGGCGRFCSTGTCPIPGIKPTKSKGTQEQLDKSDLTVALLGNPNTGKSTVFNALTGLRQHVGNWPGKTVARAEGSFTIGDETVRIVDLPGAYSLFSSSHHEEIARDFILFGEPAVTIVVVDGTRLERNLALVLQTLDITPRVVVALNLMDEARRRGIAVDHKALSKQLGVPVVPMAARFGQGIDDLLGAIDEVAHSDPEPTLLHKPKDAEDEAFDEILIETQAAVEEAYPGLPNSRWIALRLLDADHSIIEAIEQDELGDLIGMESHAMPSLDQVKLLSPERDRATGSLLDVADRMRNRVGDSLADKVALEYYARAGAIADSVVSRNVDRWTRIERRIDQVLTSRVWGIPSMILLLFGALWLTVVGANYPSQMLATLTLDWIPNYLHAGADFLHFPGWLSGFLIDGIWRAAAWVFSVMLPPMAIFFPIFTMLEDLGYLPRVAFNLDRLFRACGGHGKQALSMMMGFGCNAAGVVSTRIIDSPRERLMAIVTNNFSVCNGRWPTLILISTIFVSWTAPEAWSSLITAAVVTGVCLLGVAATFISSLILSRSVLQSEPSTFGLELPPYRPPRILQTLYTSVIDRTLIVLWRAILMAAPAGAIIWLLSNLMIGDTSIAGYLVGALQPVGWFLGLNGIILVAYVLAIPANEIVIPTILMLTVTLVTQNADLGVQAGVMVEFNDHVVHDILRNGGWTMLTAVNLLIFCLFHNPCSTTILTIWNETKSLRWTTMSVVVPLVPGVILCAVVAAIWRTLA; the protein is encoded by the coding sequence GTGACAGAGAAGAAGCAGGCGGGAGGATGCGGCCGTTTCTGTTCTACTGGTACTTGTCCGATTCCGGGAATCAAACCGACCAAGTCAAAAGGCACGCAAGAACAACTCGATAAGTCCGACCTGACCGTCGCCCTGCTGGGTAATCCGAACACGGGGAAGAGCACCGTGTTTAATGCCCTGACGGGTTTGCGGCAGCACGTCGGCAATTGGCCCGGCAAGACCGTGGCGCGCGCCGAGGGGTCTTTCACGATCGGCGACGAGACCGTTCGTATCGTCGATCTGCCGGGGGCGTACTCGTTGTTCTCCTCCAGTCATCATGAGGAGATCGCACGCGATTTCATTCTGTTCGGCGAACCCGCGGTCACGATTGTCGTAGTCGACGGCACGCGCCTGGAACGCAACCTGGCGCTCGTTCTGCAGACGCTCGACATCACGCCGCGCGTCGTTGTGGCGCTGAACCTGATGGACGAGGCGCGCCGGCGCGGCATCGCGGTCGATCACAAGGCGCTTTCCAAACAACTCGGTGTGCCCGTTGTCCCGATGGCCGCGCGATTTGGCCAGGGCATCGACGATCTCCTCGGGGCGATCGACGAGGTCGCGCACTCCGATCCGGAGCCGACGCTGCTTCACAAGCCGAAGGATGCAGAAGACGAAGCCTTCGATGAGATCCTGATCGAAACGCAGGCCGCCGTGGAAGAAGCCTACCCCGGCTTGCCGAATTCGCGCTGGATCGCTCTTCGCCTTCTGGATGCGGATCACAGCATCATCGAAGCGATCGAGCAGGATGAGCTGGGCGATCTGATCGGGATGGAATCCCACGCGATGCCGTCTTTGGACCAGGTGAAGCTGCTGAGTCCGGAACGAGACCGCGCGACGGGCAGTCTGCTTGACGTGGCGGATCGCATGCGCAATCGCGTGGGGGATTCGCTGGCCGACAAGGTGGCACTCGAGTATTATGCACGCGCTGGCGCGATTGCCGATTCCGTTGTCAGCCGCAACGTTGATCGCTGGACGCGCATCGAGCGACGCATCGATCAGGTTCTGACCAGCAGGGTTTGGGGCATTCCCTCGATGATCCTGCTGCTCTTCGGCGCGCTCTGGCTGACGGTCGTAGGCGCGAACTACCCATCGCAGATGCTGGCGACGCTGACGCTGGATTGGATTCCGAATTACTTGCACGCCGGCGCTGATTTCCTGCATTTCCCCGGATGGTTGTCCGGTTTCCTGATCGATGGAATCTGGCGCGCGGCGGCTTGGGTGTTCAGCGTCATGCTGCCGCCGATGGCGATCTTCTTTCCGATCTTCACGATGCTGGAGGACCTCGGTTACCTGCCGCGCGTTGCGTTCAATCTCGATCGGCTGTTCCGCGCGTGCGGCGGACACGGCAAGCAGGCACTTAGCATGATGATGGGATTCGGGTGTAACGCAGCGGGCGTTGTTTCGACGCGCATCATCGACAGCCCACGCGAACGCCTGATGGCGATTGTGACGAACAACTTCTCCGTCTGCAATGGCCGGTGGCCGACGCTGATACTGATCTCGACGATCTTCGTCAGTTGGACGGCGCCGGAAGCGTGGAGTTCATTGATCACCGCGGCCGTCGTCACGGGCGTTTGTTTGCTGGGCGTGGCAGCGACGTTCATTTCATCGCTGATTCTCTCGCGCAGCGTGCTGCAGAGCGAACCGTCCACGTTCGGGCTGGAACTTCCGCCGTACCGCCCGCCGCGAATTCTTCAGACTCTTTACACGTCGGTAATCGATCGTACGCTGATCGTGCTCTGGCGAGCCATCCTGATGGCTGCCCCGGCCGGCGCAATCATCTGGCTGCTCTCGAATCTGATGATCGGGGACACTTCGATCGCGGGTTACCTGGTCGGCGCGCTGCAGCCTGTCGGTTGGTTCCTTGGGTTGAACGGGATCATCCTTGTCGCCTATGTTCTGGCGATTCCTGCCAACGAGATCGTCATCCCGACGATCCTAATGCTGACCGTGACTCTCGTGACGCAGAACGCGGATCTCGGTGTGCAAGCCGGCGTGATGGTCGAATTCAACGATCACGTTGTGCATGACATCCTCCGCAACGGCGGCTGGACAATGCTGACGGCAGTGAACCTACTGATCTTCTGTTTGTTCCACAATCCGTGCAGCACAACGATTCTGACGATCTGGAACGAGACGAAGAGCCTGCGTTGGACGACCATGTCCGTCGTCGTTCCGCTCGTGCCAGGCGTCATTCTCTGCGCAGTCGTCGCGGCGATCTGGCGAACGCTGGCGTAG
- a CDS encoding ferrous iron transport protein A, producing MDTGTTFNTRPFVAAADANVGRAATLAELAPGARARVLSLQVHGPQRRRLMDLGLIAGAEVYREFSSPFGDPVAFRVFDSLVALRREQAEAIRVQLIDSETQPEKGAS from the coding sequence ATGGATACAGGAACGACTTTCAACACGCGACCTTTTGTCGCAGCAGCGGATGCCAATGTTGGCCGAGCGGCAACGCTCGCCGAACTGGCCCCAGGGGCGCGCGCCCGCGTGCTTTCGCTGCAGGTTCACGGCCCCCAGCGGCGCCGACTGATGGACCTTGGGTTGATTGCCGGTGCCGAGGTGTATCGCGAGTTCAGCAGTCCGTTCGGCGATCCCGTTGCCTTCCGGGTCTTCGACAGTTTGGTGGCGCTCCGCAGAGAGCAGGCTGAGGCGATCCGCGTCCAGTTGATCGACTCTGAGACCCAACCAGAGAAGGGTGCATCGTGA
- a CDS encoding beta-lactamase family protein, whose amino-acid sequence MSHRSIFGFLTLLLLMAIAIGCGPSTKELSGIEYAPAERSDWKVATPVEHDLDPMLVADLYYNASKRPKIRSVLVIKDGHLVAERYFNDGSIDQKARLQSVTKSFTSALVGIALKQGYLESVDQRILEFYPEVADKITDPRKKEITIRQLLEMRSGFPREESDEGLWAGLLSGHYPPLIEGFPLTAEPGTRFQYSNLSSNWLGIIVDRSSGKDRMTFATENLFEPLGIEPGEWGQDADGNYNGCGDLHLTARDAAKFGLLYLNDGKWNGEQIVPAEWVEDSLKTYSVNEAFVKSVGEFRDIGYGYQWWSANVGGRPVNFAWGHGGQLVVLVEDQQMVVVVTSYPFWLDHDGESWKHEKANIKMVGEFVASLP is encoded by the coding sequence ATGTCCCACCGTTCCATCTTCGGATTCCTGACACTCTTGCTCTTGATGGCGATCGCGATTGGATGCGGTCCATCGACCAAAGAGTTGAGCGGAATCGAGTATGCCCCCGCGGAGCGAAGCGATTGGAAGGTGGCTACGCCCGTCGAGCACGACCTCGATCCGATGCTCGTTGCCGATCTCTACTACAACGCGTCGAAGCGCCCGAAAATCCGGAGCGTGTTGGTCATCAAAGATGGCCATCTTGTGGCCGAGCGCTACTTCAACGACGGCTCGATCGATCAAAAAGCCCGTCTCCAGTCCGTGACGAAGAGCTTCACGTCTGCGCTCGTCGGGATCGCCCTGAAGCAGGGATATCTGGAAAGCGTCGATCAACGGATCCTGGAGTTCTACCCGGAGGTTGCAGACAAGATCACCGACCCAAGGAAGAAAGAGATCACGATCCGCCAGCTTCTGGAAATGCGTTCCGGATTCCCGCGGGAAGAATCCGACGAGGGCCTGTGGGCGGGACTCCTGTCCGGGCACTACCCGCCGCTGATCGAGGGCTTTCCGCTGACCGCCGAACCCGGAACCAGGTTCCAGTACAGCAACCTAAGCTCCAACTGGTTGGGGATTATCGTGGATCGATCATCCGGCAAGGATCGGATGACCTTCGCGACCGAAAACCTCTTCGAACCGCTGGGCATTGAACCCGGCGAATGGGGCCAGGACGCCGACGGGAACTACAACGGCTGCGGCGACCTTCACCTGACCGCACGCGACGCGGCGAAGTTCGGCCTCCTGTATTTGAATGACGGTAAGTGGAACGGCGAGCAGATCGTCCCCGCCGAATGGGTGGAGGACTCACTCAAGACCTACTCAGTGAACGAAGCCTTCGTCAAAAGCGTCGGCGAATTCCGCGACATTGGCTACGGCTACCAATGGTGGTCCGCCAACGTCGGAGGCCGCCCCGTGAACTTCGCGTGGGGCCACGGCGGACAACTTGTCGTCTTGGTCGAAGACCAACAGATGGTGGTCGTTGTGACGTCCTACCCGTTCTGGCTCGATCACGATGGCGAGTCCTGGAAGCACGAAAAGGCAAACATCAAAATGGTCGGCGAGTTCGTTGCATCCCTGCCGTAG